One Mus pahari chromosome 21, PAHARI_EIJ_v1.1, whole genome shotgun sequence genomic window, CAGAATCTCGCCACAGCTGGGGATGGGTCAGTGGCAGCCCAGAAGCCCCTTTCCCTGCCTGGGCACAGCCTCGTTCCTGCCCCGTCCCCTCCCCCGCGCGGCACAGTGACCTATTTGGCGGGCACAGTATGTTCCCAGGGAACCCGGGACACGGGGAGGTCCAGGACGCGGTGTCCGGTCCCCGCTCGGCGGCGCGCCCTCGGGGACAGGGAGTCTGGGCGGGCCCTGTTCACCCTGCCAGCCCGGGAAGCGCAAAGGGTCCCACCCACCGCGCCCACCACGACCGGAACCAGTAGCCGTGGGGCACGAGAGGAGCCCGCACTGTAGAGCGGCCGGTATCCCCGCGGAGTGAGGCTTACGGGGTGCCGTACATCAGACACCCCGGGGCTGGGGCCCTCGACCCAGTCCACACCCAGTGTAGGAAGGTGACCGGGCTGAGTGCGCCCACTAGGGCACATTCATTCCACTCGGAACCTCCGGGGACAAGGACTACACTTGCACCCTGGTCGTGCGGAAAAGACTTTGGGCTTGGGTTTGGCATTTGGGGGCGCGCTGGCAGCTTCCTCTGTCCCCTGCGTCGCGTTTCAGAGAGGACACTCaggcgggtttttttttttttttttttttttgtcctcgccctcatctatttttattttccagggATCTGACTCATCGCGTGCTTTGGGCGTGGAGATCAAGGTGGAGGGGGCCAGAGCTAAGAGCACTTTCTTTGCTCTCGAGTGtccgtgcgtgcgtgcgtgtgtgtgtgcgcgcacgcgcgcggtCTGGTTTCCCAACATAGGCGGGAATTTAGGAAGCCTGGGTTCGTGGTGACGTGTTTTGTGGCCCGGGGTCCCCCTCCTTTattctcctctccccatcccagggTGACGCGCAGCTCCGGTGCCCAAGCAGTTTTGGCGGGCGGGCAGCGCCGGGCAGGAAACTGACTCACCACTCCTTGCTCTGCCTACGCGCCGCCTACCACGCGCCATTTCCCGAGTGCACAGCGCACCCTCCCGGCCACAGTGAGAACTGCAAGGCCTGCTATGCGCGGGTGGCTCCACTGGCTCCTGCCACCCCCACCGCGGTTTAAAGGGAATAAAAATATGCATGGTGGCCAGATAGAAGTGGTTTTAGCAGGCTGTGCGAGCGAACTATTAGGGAGGCGTGGCCCTTGAGAGACAAGGTGGAGAGCGTGCCCCTCTTGGGTTCCTGGTCTTATCTTTAGCTCTGAAAAACTGGGGACTATCCAGCCTTAGCCTAAGGAGCATTGACCTCATTggtgtcctgtcttccttcctctggccCCTATGAGCTACCGTCTGGGGAAGGGCACCAAACTTTGGCTCAGTTTGTCTGGGGAAATGAGCCAAtctatatttctatatctatatagatctctctctctgtgtctctgtctgtgtgtgtgtgtgtgtgtgtgtgtgtgtgtgagagagagagagagagagagagagagagagagagtcagagagataaGATCTTACTAAATGGCCCCATCTACCAGTACTCTGTAGACAGGTTGGCCCGGTGGCCTGGAGCTCATAAGGATCACGTGCCTCTggtggagtgctgggattaaagactctCCCCATAACAAGGAGCgcaatctatattttaaaaaaaagttttcccaAGTGATTCTAATGGACCCCTCTGGTCATGCCCCTCaagatgaaaagaagagagaataatTCAATACTAGACCAAAAGGGTCTGAATTCAACCACCCCCTTGTGGCACCCCCTGTACCTTTGGACACGCATTCTGAGCCTGTTTTAGCTCTGCCATAAAAGGATTTGATATTGCCATCTATTAATGATAGCTTTTGGTGACtcagctgcaatcccagcacactggaggctgaggcaggaggatgactgtgAGTTGTACTAAAGGATGTGAATAGGCCCCCAACTCTACCTGTAGGCAGAGGCCATCTGCGGTCTTTTCCGCTGCACCTCGAGAGTCCCTTGGGCAGTGGGCATCCTTGTTAGTCCTGCGTTCTGATTGGTTGTTTTTTAGCCAGGCtctcactatacagaccaggatggccttcgACTCACAgaccttttgcctctgcctccctcccgatTGCTGTGTTTTGGGAGTTGGCTGTAGTAGCCAAGGTAGAGCCTGAACTTcttttcctacctctgcctccagatcgcgattacaggtgtgtgccgccacacccAATTTTATAGAGAGCTCCTTGCTTAGCTTGAGGCCCAGGCTTTACCATCTGAGCCCCAGACTCTtcatctcttctggcttcttacCTTGAATCGTAATCTGGGTacttctctcttccatctgtggGCAAACTCACCCTGAGGTTTTAAGGAGCTGggggtgtaggtgtgtgtatgtggtaagAGCCCAGGGCGTCTTGCCTCAGGAAGCCACTGGGGCTCACCTTGCAAGCTCAAAGACTGGAAGGTTGGACCCATGCCCAAAAGAGCCCAGTCCCTCCTTAGAAGCTGCGTCCCCCTAGTCTTGGAGTTAGGACAAAGCAGGCAGGATCGGCCACTCAGGTGTCCCTCTTTCCTGGAGAGAAGCCAGGTAAACCAtcacctttggttttttttttttttttttcttctgtgcctGTAAAACGGGTTCCTTGGGCACAGGCTACAGGCACGTCTGGGGCTGGGAGGTGTCTAGACTCCAGACTACCTGATGTGCCTGGCAGGATGTGCCTCAGCCTGGGAGAGAGCCTtaaccctgccccaccccttcaGACTCTCCTCGCCCCCAGGCTACTGCCTGCTGGTGTCCTTAGGAAAGGCCTCCAGTTTGGAGCACCTGTCAGTGACACtgggagggaagggcagggcggggcagggcggggaggAGGCTCTGTCAGaactggaggcagagaggcatgTTACAGCTTCAGTTTCCCCGGGGTCGCCTGTGCTAATTTAGTTCATTCTCAAATAGGGAGTCCAGAGATATTAAGGTACTTATTCGGGGTCGCCCAGCAAAGCCTTGATTCTGATCTGGGCAGCCTGGCTCCGGTGTTCTTGCCTCTCTCACAGCCACCATGCCAGCTACCCGGAGCATTCTACCACAACCACATTGGCTAAGAAACTGAGGTCGGAGACACAGAGTCACTTTTTAAAACTGGTGCCATACAGTTTATGTGTCTTATCCCAAAGTTCAGGGCACTTTTGATTGGCCAGATGGAGTTAATCACCAAGACTGCAGGCTAGGGAGACCACTGCACCTTGGCAATTCACACGTATTTGGGATGTTCACACCCATGAAGAACACGTTAGCACATTGATTTTAGCTGATAGCATTCCTGGTGTAAACGGGACGGTGACCCCTACTTCTGTGGACATCAGCCGTGACCTTGGCTTGCAGGGCCAGCTGAACTCAGCACCCACCTTAGTCTCATGGTGTGGTGCAAAAGCACCAGTGAGGACCAGGGGGAGCCGGAAGATTGTGATTGAGGGGTAGTTTCCATACTGACCCGGGTCCTTCTTGTGTTTCAGCCACAGGCACCATGTCCGATCCTGATGATGTCCGACCTGTTCCGCACAGGAGCAAAGTGTGCCGTCGTCTCTTCGGTCCCGTGGACAGTGAGCAGTTGCGCCGTGATTGCGATGCGCTCATGGCGGGCTGTCTCCAGGAGGCCCGAGAACGGTGGAACTTTGACTTCATCACGGAGACGCCGCTCGAGGGCAACTTCGTCTGGGAGCGCGTTCGGAGCCTAGGGCTGCCCAAGGTCTACCTGAGTCCTGGGTCTCGCGGCCGTGACGACCTGGGAGGGGACAAGAGGCCCAGTACTTCCTCTGCCCTGCTGCAGGGGCCAGCTCCGGAGGACCACGTGGCCTTGTCGCTGTCTTGCACTCTGGTGTCTCATGCCCCTGAGCGGCCTGAAGACTCCCCGGGTGGGCCTGGAACATCTCAGGGCCGAAAACGGAGGCAGACCAGCCTGACAGGTAAGGACAGGAGTAGAGAAGGAAAGATCCTGCAGGGGGCCTGGAGAGGGGAGGCCACCTTTTGAGGATGGCCTTTACAGAGAACATTCCAGCCCTTCCCCGCCACCAAGCCATTCCATAGGTGAGAGACCTGGGGCTCAGAAGAACAGCTCATGTTCATACGATCCAGCCATTTTTCTCTGCAGTGACCGGAAGGCCCAGGATAGTGTGGTAGTTGGCAGTAGAGCTCtaagaagggagaagggctggagaggtggctcagcggatTGGGGCACTGACTTTTGCTGAGGGcccgagttcgattcccagcaccggAACTAACAACTTCCTATAACTAACTCTGGGTGTTGGGGGATCTACCCTCTCTAGAGCCCTGTCCCTCTGACCGGGAGGTGTTGTGCCCTGTGGCTTTTTCCCATGACGAGCCACATGTCCCTTAGACTCTGGGGAATGATGTCCTTCCCCTTGGCATCTGGCCTGACATCTGTTCTCTCTCCACAGATTTCTATCACTCCAAGCGCAgattggtcttctgcaagagaaaaCCCTGAACTGCCCACGGGAGCCccgccctcttctgctgtgggTCAGGAGACCTCTTCCCCATCTTCTGCCTTAGCCCTCACTCTGTGTGTCTtaattattatttgtgttttaatttaaacGTCTCCTGTAAATACGCTGCCTGCCCTCTCCCGGTCTCCAAACTTagagttatttaaaacaaaacaaaacaaaaaaacaaaaaaaaacccaaaacaaacctaAATTAGTAGGACAGTAGGCCCCTTAATGTtggggacttctttttttttttttttctcccagagctgaggaccgaacccagggccttgtgcttgctaggccagtgctctaccactgagctaaatccccaccCCCACGTGTTGGGGACTTCTGTTATGTAGATTATTACTATTTAAGCTCTTCTCAACCCAACCTCTGTGTTCCCTGTCCTGGAGGGATGGTGGCACTGACCTCTTTCCATCTGCATCCGTTTCACACCCCCCCCTTCCCTGCCTGGTTCCTTGCCACTTCTTACCTGGGGGTGATCCTCAGAATAGCACTTTGGACAACTGAGTAGGACTTGGGGTCTCCTTGTCACCTGTAAGGCCAGCTAGGTGAAGCAGTCACAGCCTAGAACAGGGATGACGGTTAGAACCCAACAGTAATACCCCGACCCTTGACATTGCTCAGACCTGTGAAGACAGGAATGGTCCCCACTCTGGATCCCCTTTGCCAGTCCTGGGGAGCCTACCTCCCCTGTGGGTCTCTGCCAGCTGCCCCTCTATTTTTGAGGGTTAATCTGGTGATCTGCTGCTTTCTCCTCCCCACATACTTCCACTCCCTCAGGTCAGCAGGAGGCATCTCTAGGCACTTGCCCCACAGCTCAGTGGACCAGAAGGGAATGTGTATGCAGGGTATACACTAAGTGGGATTCCCTGTTCCTACCTTAGGCAGCTCCAGTGgcaacccgcccccccccccccaccttgtgGGTCTAGGGTGGGTCCTTGGTGGTGAGACAGACCTCCCAGAGCATCCcgtggtgggtgggggtgggggtgggcttatCTGGGATGGGGACCCCAGTTGGGGTTCTCAGTGACTTCTCCCATTTCTTAGTAGCAGTTGTACAAGGAGCCAGGCCAAGATGGTGTCTCGGGGGCTAAGGGAGCTCACAGGACACTGAGCAGTGGCTGATCCTTTCTCAGTGTTGAATACCCTGTGGGTGTCGAAGCACTTAGTGGGTCTGACTCCAGCCCCAAACACCCCTGTTTCTGTAACATCCTGGTCTGGACTGTCTACCCTTAGCCCGCACCCCAAGAACATGTATTGTGGCTCCCTCCCTATCTCCACTCAGATTGTAAGCATCTCACGAGCAGGGACAGCACCCTGCATTGTCCCGAGTCCTCACACCCGACCCCAAAgctggtgctcaataaatatttctcGATGACTTGTAATGTCTTGTCATTAGagcaaatggtgtgtgtgtgtgtgtgtgtgtgtgtgtgtgtgtgtgtgtgtgtgtttgggactGGCTGCTTGCGCTGTTTGCACCCACCcggggtgtgtgtctgtctgtgtgtgtctacaagtgtacatgtgtgcaataattccccaccccactccccctaGTGATGGTACTTGAACCTAAGGCCTTGAGCAAGATAGGCAAGAACCCCACCACTGAGTGAGTTGTAGCTCTCTgatcctttgttttcattttgagacaaaatttagttggtttttatttttttttactgttaaaaatgtttttatcttcAATTTAGTTTAACACTAAaagttctttaaatttttaaaagtatatttttatgagtatgttgtgagtgtgcatgcatgtgcacacacacacaaacacacacacaagggctaCAGCGTGTGTCTCTCCTGGGCATTCTGTATCCAACTCAAAATTGGCGACAAGCATCTTTACCCCTTGTGCCCTACCGTGCCCATAGGGACCTACCACATCCTCTTTGGCTGTTTCCCAGGAAGCTGTTTCCCCATCTTCTGCCTTAGCCCTCACTCtgtatgtctttttttcttttctttctttctttcttttttttttcttttggtttttcgagacagggtttctctgtgtagccctggctgtcctggaactcgatctgtagaccaggctggcctcaaactcagaaatccacctgcctctgcctcccgagtgctgggattaaaggcgtgcgccaccatgcccggcttctgtATGTCTTATTACTGCAAATTATTAACAGCAcattattatttgtgttttaatttaaacTTCTTCTCTATCTACCCTGCCTGGCAACTCCCAGTCTCCAACTCCAGTCTCTCAATGGCCCCAGAAAGATTtcaatttaacttaaaaaaaaaattcgcTTTCTAGTGCTCGACagttttacatacatgtataatgaGTTTTAGTCTCTTTTAGCCCTGTGTTACTTAATAAGTTGCTTAAACTAGGCTTGAACTTGTGGCTCTGCTTTAGCCTCCCTGGGGTTATAGGACCCTGTCACCGAGCCAGATGTCTTTAgcattaaaatcattttctgagCCAGTAGGACGGTGGTTGCTAAGCCGAGGGGGAGTTTGATTCATACAAACTGCCTCTAGTTATCCTCTGACCTGTACATGTCTGtctgactgtatgtatgtatacatgtgctcatacacacacacacacacacacacacacacacacacacacacacacacacaccaataaatacacaataaatatGTACtggataggtttttgtttgttttgtttcgtttttgagagtgggtttctctgtgtagccctggctgtcctggaactcactttgtagaccaggctaaacttaaactcagaaatccatctgcctctgcctctcaagtgttgggattaaaggcatgggccactacaCAAGTTTtatacaaatctaaaaaaaaaaaaaagtcctttgagaggagggagcctccataagatcaggctgtgggcaagcctgtaacCCATttttcctaacgctgtgacccttgaacacagttcctcctgctgtggtgacccccaaccataaaattatttttgtggctacttcgtaactgtaattttgctactgttacaaatcataactGCAAATGCCAATGTTCTCTGAAGGTCtaaggtgacccctgtgaaaaactcattctacacccccccccccccaggaattgtgacccacaggttgagaaccacagctggagagcatttccttaattagtgattgatggggtagGGCCCAGACcatcgtgggtggtgccatcccctgggctggtggtcctggattctatacaaaagcaggccgagcaagctgtgggaagcaagcctgtaagcagcctcctccactgcctctgcatcagctcctgcctccaggctcctacctgtttgagttcctgtcctgacttccttccatgaacAGTTCTGTGGACGTGTAAGTTAACTAAACCgtttcttctccaagttgttttggtcatggtgtttatcacagcaatagaaaccctgactaggagaaaataactgtaaaaatattaaacataagtTGGTCTTGTTTCTTcgttattttatgggtatgagtgtttgtccatatgtatatctgtgcacatgtatgcgcCTGGCGCCggaagaggtcagaggaggacgtCAGACCCCCTTGAACTGGCATTTCGGATGGTCACACActgccacctgggtgctgggaacccaatccagctcctctgcaagaacaagtgctcttaactgcggagccatctctccagctcctccggtcttctgagacagggtctcactttgtagcccaggctggtttccaattgtctatgtagccaaggttggccttgaactctgatcctcctgcctaacTATCTTAGATGGTTTGTACCATTTGAACCCACTTTCAGGGTTATCACTTCTATTTCactgatgaaaaacaaaccaaaccaaaacccaaagcCCCCTAAAAACCATGGCCAAGAAACTGAAGTCCCAGATTCAATACTCCCTGGGAGTATCAGTGTCCTAAAATCTACCAGGAAGCCTGCTGGCCACACAACCTACTTGATACGCCCGAAAGGGGAAGTGGTAAGGATTCCAAGTAGGGACTTGGGGACCAACTGTGTCAAGATAAAATCTTTGACGTAACCCAGGCTTTCTCAATATTCCGGAAATGGCTACCCAGATACTATCTGGTCCCCATCTCCTGAGGCCCTGCTGCCCACCCAAGCTCTTGATAGACATATTTTGGAACTGGCAACTGGAAGAGGGGACCCAGGGTGCTCTCTCCACCATGCCCCAGAACACATAGTGTCTGTGTCAACGTTTATCACACTGTGACAAGAGACCACACAGCTGGGAGGGACCGAAAGTCAGTCTGGAAGCTTTGttagttattatcattatttcttgGTTTTAATCCTTAGTCCCTGGCTTGCAGGAAGCCTTCTACCACAGGGTAGAAAGAGGCTCCCTCGAGTCGTCCTCTGACTGCATGAGCAAACCATggtttgcacatgtgcacaatggCTCGTCCCCAAGGATCTGGGACCAAGTACAccgtagaaggagagaactgacacctgcaagttgccctttgaccccCACATATGAACTGCATGCGGCATGCACGTGCATCCCCCCACATCCTCCATCtctccacacatatatacacacccctacacaaatatttgcacaaaataaataatacacaaatatacataaaatacataaattaataagtgttatataaatatgcaattatattatatatagcatttatatattatatataatatacaagtgatatataaatatatatttatattatattttcttttcggTTTTTCAAGTTGGGGTttctcctgcctgtcctggaactcactgtatagaccaggctggcctctaactcatagaaatccacctgcctccacctttcaagcactgggattaagggtgtgtgccaccaccaccccctgtctcttttttcctatttatttatttatttatttatttatttaatttatttaatgtatatgagtacattgtagctgtacatatagttgtgagcctttatgtgattgttgggaattaaatttagaacctctgctcatCCCATCGCTCgatccctgcttgctccagcccaaaggtttatttattattataaataagtacactgtagctgtcttcagacacaccaggagagagtatcagatctcattacggatggttgtgagccaccatgtggttgctgagatttgaactcaggacctttgaaagagaagtctgtgctcttacctgctgagccatctcgccaccCCCAAGGctagtcttataaggacaacatttaactggggctggcttacaggttcagaggttcagtccattatcatcaagatgggaacatggcagcatccaggcaggcatggtacaggaggagctgagagttctacatcttcatctgaaggctgctagcagtaGACtagtttccaggcagctaggatgagggtcttaaagcccatgcccacagtgacatacctacctactccaacaagaccacacccactccaacaaggccacaccttctaaaagtgccactccctggaccaaacatatacaaaccatcacagtggtaTTGTTcctctgtggcacacacacacacacacacacacacacacacacacacacacacatacagcctcTGATCACAACCTCTCCCCAGTTCCAACGTTCTGCTACAATTCCAGGACCCAGGGCATCAGGCAAGACAGAAGTTGCAGCCAGGGCCCTTTCCAGGGGAAGTCCCCTAGATGAACACAGGAGATGAGGCCGCCCGGGAACGGAAAGGGGCGATTGAGTAAGAGCCAAGGCTGTTGACAGTTGCAGAGTGTGTGGGCTCTGTGGGCAGCAGACAGTGACCTCCTCACAGGTCCGGGAGCACCAGACTGCAAACAGCAGCCTCTGAGAGGTGGGATTCGGGATTCACCCCAGCAGGCAATGCTGCTGaatggaggggctggggagggataGTAGGGTCCCAtgcagtttcttttcctttctttccttacttccttttttcccttcttccttccttccttcgagattggggggggggtgtctctctatgtagccaaggctggccttgaactcacagagatacacctgactctgcctcctaaattctgggattaaaggtaaatACTGCCAaccaacagtttttttttttttttaaagatttatttatttattatatgtaagtacactgtcctcagacaccccagaagagggagtcagatctcgttatggatggttgtgagccaccatgtggttgctgggatttgaactctgcacctttggaagagcagtcgggtgctcttacccgctgagccatctcaccagccctttttttttttttttttttttttgagatggggtcttgtgcagcccaggctggccctaaactcactatataaccgaagatgaccttgaactcttgatcttccttcctgcctccatgtccagagtgctggggttattcTTCAAAGCCCAACTTCCATCTCAGGAGTGCACATTGAACTTCCCTACTTCTGTGCTATCTGACAGAGGCCCGGGCTGTATGTATTACCTCCTGTGAGTGAGAAGGAGGTTGTGGACTTGCAAGATGAGGCAGGTGTTCTGGCTTATTAGAGACTCCATTTCTCTATCCCTTAGTGAGTGAAGCTGGGGCGGGGACAGGCTACTGGACTAGGTGGCTCTCAGGGGTGTTGGCGGTGGGTGACCAGTGGCCGTGTTTGGCCTTTCCCAAGGTAAGTGTCACGCTGGGCTGACCCAGTTTCTCACCTCTCTGTGACAAGATGGTAGGGATGGAAGATGCTATAGTCTGGCAGATGTCAGGTTGTGGTCCTAATGTGTTGTGGTCCTACTATGTCCTCTGCTCTTTCATTCTtacattttttggtttttcttttgtttgtttgttttttgtcttttttttttttaaactcagcccctctcctctccaaTTCTTGATGGGAGGCCTCGCTCGGGGCCCTGTTCTATTAGCTAAAATCCATGTCTGTGCCACCGTGGCGAGCCATCTCTTAGTGGCTAGCAGCAGGACTCATTGGCTTCCAAGTTTGCTCAGGGTGAGGGAGAGGTGTGGGAGACACCGGGGGCTGTTTGTTTGACTGGCTGTGAGGGGCCTTTCATTGTGCAAGGTGTATAGGAGAATCCAGCAGAAACGGGCATGAGGCCGGGGGATACCCTGCAGCTGACTACAGAAGGGTCTTTTGGAGCCACCAAGTGAAGGGTAAGGGTATATTGCCTAGTTGCTgagtgtgaggagagagagagagagacagagagagggagagagatagagacagagacagagacagagacagagagacagacagagagagagagatagagacagagagagagagagagacagagacagagagagagacagagagggtttCATGGACTCACCAAAGAAGGTCCCTACTGTCTGTCAGTGATCATTCCTGCCCACGACTAATTTAGGACATGCTATTAGGGAATAGGGATGTTGGGTGTCAGTGACTGATGGTGATGTCCTGACCTACTATGTCCAGTGTTCTGATAGACTTGGAGGCCTCACTGGCTTCAGGGTATAGAATGATTCCCTTTCCTGGATGTCCTTGCCTGGTGGAGCTGAGTGAGGTGACCCTATGTGCCACTTTCCTACCAAATGCCAGGGGACTTCTGGGAACACACTGTAGAGAGGCGTTCCCCACATTCGAAGAGCTTatttggggatttgaacttctCTGCCTCTGGTCGTCCATTACTGCAGGAGCCTCACCTGGGCAGTTCTGTGCCTTTATCCGCTCACAGGAAGTACACGGTGCTTCCGTGACTTtctgagctcagggccagcccTTGCTGCCCAGGAAGCATAGCTGGCCTGCATGTGGACGGCTCTGAAGCCTTTGTCCCACCCAGGGCTGCTTCCCTGGTGTGTCCGCTTCCCCACAGAGTCATGGTTCCAGAAACGGCCCTGTGGAGGCCCCTCCTGGATGAGACAGGCAGCCAGTTTCAAGGAGACTCACTCCTTCAGTTTCTGGTTGGCTCTGTGTGCAACCCAGCTGTTACTTGGATGGACGACTTTGAGCCTCATGCCTATCAGTGACATCACCACTGTTGTCAATGTGGCCTTTACCCAGCACTCTCCGGGCCAGACACCCAACTCGACCAGGGCCAACAAATATTTGCTAAGTGCCAACTGTATGCCAAGCACTTTATAGTTCAGTAAAAGGTGATTCAAATTTGCAGGATAAACGAGTCGAAGGCGTTTCTGAGAATGGAAATTGAGAAAGTGGAACCGGAAAGTGGATACACCTCACTGGGGTGGCGTGGTTTAACTTTAATTATCTTGCTTGAGTCTCACATGATTCTGGTGGTAGACGTTAGTctgatttttgcttttccttagcttgtatgtgagtgtgagtgtgtctgtgagcttgtgagtgtgtgtgtgtgaatgtgtatgcatatgtaagtgtgtatgagtgtgtgtgtgggggggtgagcgTGAACATGTGTTTAAGTACATATGactgtgtaagtgtgtaagttgtatctctgtgtgtgagacaggcaaggcctcactctgtagaataggctggtcttgaactcactgtggtctctgcctcagcctccccagagaTTATTGGCAGacatcaccacacccagataCTTGTCTGCTTCTAGTGAGGAAACCGAGTCACTGAGAGGATGAATGGGTTGCCTGAGGCTGCCTtgctgga contains:
- the Cdkn1a gene encoding cyclin-dependent kinase inhibitor 1; the protein is MSDPDDVRPVPHRSKVCRRLFGPVDSEQLRRDCDALMAGCLQEARERWNFDFITETPLEGNFVWERVRSLGLPKVYLSPGSRGRDDLGGDKRPSTSSALLQGPAPEDHVALSLSCTLVSHAPERPEDSPGGPGTSQGRKRRQTSLTDFYHSKRRLVFCKRKP